In Tissierellales bacterium, a genomic segment contains:
- a CDS encoding YibE/F family protein encodes MGKKTLLLIISIILTFSVCVYGESTDEIENIEEMEEDIVNPIVERAIILEAGEIEAAEDNRDIFGENQKIKLEVISGEYKGKIFEIEHGISGNPSFDVIVKNGDKVIIGIEEHGEGNLKVYIMQHLRQNYILYLVILFILLLIVIGRMKGLKSIITLSLTMIAILKILLPLMLKGMNPILITILVSVGITIFTVFIVSGINNKSIATIIGTSGGVLLAGIIAYIIGNKANLTGFSSEEAVMLMYTPQGIKFDMKGILFSGIIMGALGAVMDVGMSISSSIDEVYNANKDLTREELFSAGMNVGKDVMGTMTNTLILAYTGSSIPLLLVFMAYKTSIQEIINLDVVATEIIRSLAGSIGLVLTIPLTALVASLLLKRKEDSGKEKGYIYNQEYEKDIGAGEYEANKESSEIKND; translated from the coding sequence ATGGGAAAAAAGACGTTATTATTAATAATTTCGATAATACTTACATTCTCTGTATGTGTTTATGGAGAAAGTACAGATGAGATTGAAAATATTGAAGAAATGGAAGAAGATATAGTAAATCCTATAGTGGAAAGAGCAATAATATTGGAAGCTGGGGAAATAGAAGCAGCAGAGGATAATAGGGATATATTTGGAGAAAATCAGAAAATAAAGTTAGAAGTAATTAGTGGAGAATATAAAGGTAAGATTTTTGAGATTGAACATGGTATATCAGGAAATCCTTCTTTTGATGTTATTGTAAAAAATGGAGACAAGGTTATTATAGGAATTGAAGAGCATGGGGAAGGTAACTTGAAAGTATATATAATGCAACACTTACGTCAAAATTATATACTTTATTTAGTTATTTTATTTATTTTATTACTTATAGTAATAGGAAGAATGAAAGGCTTAAAGTCAATAATCACTCTTTCTCTTACAATGATCGCTATATTAAAAATATTACTACCTTTAATGTTAAAGGGAATGAATCCTATTTTAATAACTATTTTAGTATCTGTAGGAATTACAATTTTTACTGTCTTTATTGTAAGTGGTATCAATAATAAAAGTATTGCGACTATAATTGGGACAAGTGGTGGTGTTCTTCTAGCAGGAATTATAGCTTATATTATAGGAAATAAGGCTAATTTAACGGGATTTTCTAGCGAAGAAGCAGTAATGTTAATGTATACACCTCAAGGGATTAAGTTTGACATGAAGGGTATATTATTCTCTGGCATAATTATGGGAGCGTTAGGAGCGGTTATGGATGTAGGCATGTCTATCTCCTCTTCTATAGATGAAGTTTATAATGCTAATAAAGATTTAACAAGAGAAGAATTATTTTCAGCAGGAATGAATGTAGGGAAAGATGTTATGGGAACAATGACTAATACTTTAATACTAGCTTATACTGGAAGTTCCATTCCATTATTACTTGTATTTATGGCTTATAAAACTTCTATTCAGGAAATAATAAATTTAGATGTTGTTGCTACAGAAATCATTCGTTCTTTAGCAGGAAGTATAGGATTGGTATTGACCATTCCTTTAACAGCTTTGGTTGCAAGCTTATTGCTAAAAAGAAAAGAAGATAGTGGCAAAGAGAAAGGATATATATATAATCAAGAATATGAAAAAGATATAGGTGCTGGGGAGTATGAAGCAAATAAAGAATCTAGTGAGATAAAAAATGATTAA
- a CDS encoding N-acetylmuramoyl-L-alanine amidase — MKKKRKPKVFIGKLNKRILFLVLVLLVMFVIIAFLSNTRIFQTLGRKSGEVIVVDPGHGGIDGGTSDSSGLLEKDINLDVSLKLKKELNKEGFNVIMTRNKDESLEEYSNVNASRYKRDLNARKTIVNENKPKAFISIHVNSNKRSSARGVQVYYYPTSDESRRLAENICESINEIVYRDYLGDYDLEAQPMAENFFILRETEASGVLVEIGFITNLEDNKLLQDNKYKKKIAIAIMEGIKMYSVK; from the coding sequence ATGAAAAAAAAGAGAAAGCCTAAAGTGTTTATAGGTAAACTTAATAAAAGGATATTGTTTTTGGTATTAGTTCTTTTAGTGATGTTTGTCATTATAGCCTTTTTATCAAATACAAGAATATTTCAAACTTTAGGTAGAAAGTCTGGAGAAGTAATAGTAGTGGATCCAGGTCATGGGGGAATAGATGGGGGTACAAGTGATAGTAGTGGACTCCTTGAAAAGGATATAAATTTAGACGTAAGTTTAAAATTAAAAAAAGAATTGAATAAAGAAGGATTTAATGTAATTATGACTAGGAATAAGGATGAGTCCTTAGAAGAATATAGTAATGTTAATGCTTCTAGATATAAAAGAGATTTGAATGCAAGAAAAACAATTGTAAATGAAAATAAACCAAAAGCTTTTATAAGTATACATGTAAATTCAAACAAGAGGAGTAGTGCAAGGGGAGTTCAAGTATATTATTATCCAACATCTGATGAAAGTAGAAGGCTAGCAGAAAATATTTGTGAATCTATAAATGAAATAGTTTATAGGGACTATCTAGGTGATTATGATTTAGAAGCTCAACCCATGGCAGAAAATTTTTTCATACTAAGGGAGACGGAAGCTTCTGGAGTATTAGTAGAGATTGGTTTTATAACTAATCTGGAGGATAATAAATTATTGCAAGACAATAAGTATAAGAAGAAAATTGCAATAGCTATAATGGAAGGAATAAAGATGTATAGTGTAAAGTGA
- the treR gene encoding trehalose operon repressor — translation MEIKYLNIYNDIMDSIENKNIKPGEKLPSENELMEKYNVSRDTIRKSLDLLEGNGYIHKIKGKGSFVLDVDKLDFPITGIVTFKELSKRMGVGSSTLLHELDLINPDKFLVKKLELSEDDLIWRVIRSREIDNKKIILDKDYFNSKYIPTLTEEICQNSIYEYIEKELGLNISFAKKEITVQRVSNEDKEYLDLEDYDMIVVVKSYTYLDDASLFQYTESRHRPDKFRFVDFARRKNY, via the coding sequence ATGGAAATAAAGTATTTAAATATATATAATGACATAATGGATAGTATAGAAAACAAAAATATTAAGCCAGGAGAGAAATTACCTTCTGAAAACGAACTTATGGAAAAATACAATGTATCTAGGGACACTATTAGAAAATCTTTAGATTTATTAGAGGGTAACGGTTATATTCATAAAATAAAGGGAAAGGGCTCCTTTGTTTTAGATGTAGACAAGTTAGATTTTCCTATAACAGGTATAGTTACATTTAAAGAGCTTTCTAAAAGGATGGGAGTAGGCTCTAGTACTCTGCTTCATGAACTGGATTTAATTAATCCAGATAAATTTTTGGTAAAAAAACTAGAGCTATCTGAAGATGATTTAATATGGAGAGTCATTAGATCAAGAGAAATTGATAATAAAAAAATTATCTTGGATAAGGATTATTTCAACAGTAAATACATTCCAACATTGACCGAAGAAATATGCCAAAACTCTATATATGAATATATTGAAAAAGAGTTAGGGTTAAATATAAGTTTTGCGAAAAAAGAAATAACAGTTCAAAGAGTATCCAATGAGGATAAGGAGTATTTAGACTTAGAAGACTATGATATGATAGTAGTAGTAAAAAGTTATACCTATTTAGATGATGCTAGCCTATTCCAATATACAGAATCTAGACATCGCCCTGATAAATTTCGATTTGTAGACTTTGCAAGAAGAAAAAATTATTAA
- the treC gene encoding alpha,alpha-phosphotrehalase produces the protein MKDFKKSTIYQIYPKSFYDFNGDGIGDLKGVKEKIWYLKELGVDYIWLTPFYVSPLNDNGYDVEDYKNIDPRFGTMEDFEEMVKEANKYGIDIILDMVLNHTSTEHKWFKKALTGDRKYKDYYIFKKPKEGKEPTNWISKFGGSAWEYVEEFDEYYLHLFHKTQGDLNWENPEVRKELYDIVNFWIDKGVKGFRLDVINLISKPEEFKDDLIGDGRKYYTDGPKIHQYLKELNKNTFGNKKDIITVGEMSSTDIENCIKYSNPREKELSMIFNFHHLKVDYKDGEKWSLMDFDFIELKKILFEWQIGMAEGGGWNALFWSNHDQPRVVSRFGNDERYLKESAKMLGTAIHMLRGTPYIYQGEEIGMTNPYFDKIQDYRDVETIQYYKILKEEGRSKEDIIKILQSKSRDNSRTPMQWNTGENGGFTLGEPWIPISENYKDINVEKALKDKGSVFYYYKKLIQLRKDYNIISHGDFKPILEEHEEIFAYIRNYENEKLLVINNFFDKDTVFKLPKSIDYEEWNVEVLISNYEEVSKNIDNIKLRPYESIVYHLEKINR, from the coding sequence ATGAAGGACTTTAAAAAAAGCACAATATATCAAATATATCCGAAATCTTTTTATGACTTTAATGGAGATGGAATAGGAGATTTAAAAGGAGTAAAAGAGAAAATCTGGTATCTTAAAGAATTAGGAGTTGACTATATTTGGCTAACGCCTTTTTATGTTTCTCCTTTAAATGATAATGGCTATGATGTAGAAGATTATAAAAATATAGATCCTCGATTTGGAACCATGGAGGATTTTGAAGAAATGGTTAAAGAGGCTAACAAATACGGTATAGATATTATATTAGATATGGTACTAAACCATACATCTACAGAACATAAGTGGTTTAAAAAGGCCTTAACAGGAGATAGAAAATATAAGGACTATTATATATTTAAAAAACCTAAGGAAGGTAAGGAACCAACTAATTGGATATCTAAATTTGGTGGTTCTGCTTGGGAATATGTAGAGGAATTTGACGAGTATTATCTACACTTATTTCATAAGACCCAAGGGGACTTAAATTGGGAAAACCCTGAAGTTAGAAAGGAATTATATGATATAGTTAACTTTTGGATAGATAAAGGTGTAAAGGGTTTTAGACTAGATGTTATTAATTTAATATCCAAACCTGAAGAATTTAAGGACGATTTAATAGGAGATGGCAGAAAATATTATACTGATGGTCCAAAAATTCACCAATATTTAAAAGAGTTAAATAAAAATACTTTTGGTAATAAAAAAGATATAATTACTGTAGGAGAGATGTCCTCAACGGATATTGAAAATTGTATTAAATATAGTAACCCTAGAGAAAAAGAATTATCTATGATATTTAATTTCCATCATTTAAAAGTAGATTATAAGGATGGAGAAAAATGGTCGTTAATGGATTTTGATTTTATTGAACTTAAAAAAATTCTATTTGAATGGCAGATTGGGATGGCTGAAGGTGGAGGATGGAATGCCCTATTTTGGTCTAATCATGATCAGCCCCGAGTGGTATCACGTTTTGGAAATGATGAAAGATATTTAAAAGAGTCTGCTAAGATGCTTGGAACTGCCATTCATATGTTACGAGGAACTCCTTATATTTATCAGGGAGAAGAAATTGGTATGACAAATCCTTATTTTGATAAAATTCAAGACTATAGGGATGTTGAAACTATCCAGTATTATAAGATACTGAAGGAAGAAGGTAGAAGTAAAGAAGATATAATTAAAATATTACAATCTAAATCTAGAGATAATTCTAGAACACCTATGCAATGGAATACTGGTGAAAATGGAGGTTTTACCTTAGGGGAACCTTGGATTCCTATAAGTGAAAATTATAAAGATATAAATGTGGAAAAGGCCCTAAAAGATAAAGGATCTGTTTTTTACTATTATAAAAAGTTAATACAACTTAGAAAAGACTATAATATTATTTCTCATGGGGATTTTAAACCTATTCTTGAAGAACATGAGGAAATATTCGCCTATATCAGGAATTATGAAAATGAAAAACTTCTTGTAATAAATAATTTCTTTGACAAGGATACAGTATTTAAATTACCTAAATCTATAGATTATGAAGAATGGAATGTAGAGGTATTAATCTCTAATTATGAGGAAGTAAGCAAGAATATTGACAATATAAAATTGAGGCCTTATGAATCTATAGTATATCATCTTGAAAAAATAAATCGATGA
- the treP gene encoding PTS system trehalose-specific EIIBC component, with protein sequence MAKFKEDALKLLNYIGGEENIDSVSHCVTRLRFVLRDPKKADTEKIENLKSVKGTFTQAGQFQVIIGNEVSDFYNELTKIANIKIATKEETKVAGRQNLNPLQKAASHLAEIFAPLIPAIIVGGLILGFRNIIGDIELLDNGTKTIVEVYPFWSGVYDFLWLIGEAIFHFLPVGITWSITRKMGTTQILGIVLGITLVSPQLLNAYGVAGAEEIPFWDFGFAQIQMIGYQAQVIPAMLAGYLLAVLEKKLRKVVPEYISMIVVPFLALVPTVLVAHTILGPIGWKIGTAISNGVYAGLTSTVKWLFAAVFGFLYAPLVITGLHHMTNAIDLELMNEFHGTNLWPMIALSNIAQGSAVLAIIFLNRKNEEEKQVSIPATISAYLGVTEPAMFGINLKYGYPFLAAMIGSALAAIFSVGSGIMANSIGVGGLPGILSIQPQYMGKFLIAMVMAIVVPFGLTITFSKNKKLAKKERI encoded by the coding sequence ATGGCGAAGTTTAAGGAAGATGCTTTAAAATTATTAAATTATATTGGTGGAGAAGAAAATATTGACAGTGTATCCCACTGTGTTACAAGATTACGTTTCGTACTAAGAGATCCTAAAAAAGCGGATACAGAAAAAATTGAAAACTTAAAATCTGTTAAAGGTACATTTACTCAAGCAGGTCAGTTTCAAGTAATTATTGGTAATGAAGTATCAGATTTTTACAATGAATTAACTAAAATAGCTAATATAAAAATAGCTACAAAAGAGGAAACTAAAGTAGCAGGAAGACAAAACTTAAATCCTTTACAAAAGGCGGCTTCTCATTTGGCGGAAATATTTGCACCTTTAATTCCAGCGATTATTGTTGGTGGACTTATTCTTGGATTTAGAAATATTATTGGAGACATAGAATTATTAGATAATGGAACAAAAACTATTGTAGAGGTTTATCCATTTTGGTCGGGAGTATATGATTTTTTATGGTTAATAGGTGAAGCTATATTTCACTTCTTACCAGTAGGTATTACATGGTCAATAACTAGGAAAATGGGTACAACTCAAATATTAGGAATAGTACTAGGTATTACCTTAGTATCCCCTCAATTATTAAATGCCTATGGAGTAGCTGGAGCAGAAGAAATACCATTTTGGGACTTTGGATTTGCCCAAATACAAATGATTGGATATCAAGCTCAAGTTATACCGGCTATGTTAGCGGGATATTTACTAGCTGTATTAGAAAAGAAGTTACGTAAGGTTGTTCCTGAATATATTTCAATGATAGTAGTACCTTTCTTGGCTTTAGTACCAACAGTATTAGTAGCTCATACAATATTAGGACCAATTGGTTGGAAAATAGGTACTGCTATATCAAATGGTGTATACGCTGGTTTAACCTCTACCGTTAAGTGGTTATTTGCAGCAGTATTTGGATTTTTATATGCTCCTTTAGTAATAACAGGATTACACCATATGACTAATGCTATTGATCTAGAGTTAATGAATGAATTTCATGGAACTAACTTATGGCCAATGATAGCTCTATCTAATATAGCTCAGGGTTCTGCAGTTTTAGCAATTATATTCCTTAATAGAAAAAATGAAGAAGAAAAACAAGTATCAATACCAGCAACAATATCAGCTTATTTAGGAGTAACAGAACCAGCTATGTTTGGAATTAATTTAAAATATGGTTATCCATTCCTAGCGGCTATGATAGGTTCAGCATTGGCAGCTATATTCTCCGTAGGTTCAGGAATTATGGCAAATTCCATAGGGGTAGGTGGACTACCAGGAATACTTTCTATACAGCCACAATATATGGGGAAATTTCTTATAGCCATGGTAATGGCAATAGTAGTTCCCTTTGGACTGACAATAACATTTTCTAAAAATAAGAAATTAGCAAAGAAAGAGCGTATATAA
- a CDS encoding ATP-NAD kinase family protein has protein sequence MFILKLGFIVNPIAGMGGKVGLKGTDGVKVLEKAKELGAYPEAPKKAKKALEVLFPLKEDIQIVTYPGSMGEEITTSVGFKPIVLGEDKDNTGPIDTEKAANDMLDFGIDLLLFAGGDGTARNIYNSVNTKVPVIGIPAGVKIHSGVYANHPRSAGEVALKYLQDKGMETKEFEVMDIDEEAFRDGQVTAKLYGYMKVPFEPELVQNQKSGGIEGEEASLDGISDKIIEQMKPDVLYIIGSGTSTRPIMEKLGLPNTLLGIDIVQNKKLVVSDVNEKEILEHIKGKKAKLIVTVIGGQGYILGRGNQQLSAEVIQKIGKENIQIIATKKKLMSLGERPLLVDTGDEEVNKMFNGYMLVRINYHQESVHMVKGL, from the coding sequence GTGTTTATTTTGAAATTAGGTTTTATAGTAAATCCAATTGCGGGGATGGGTGGTAAAGTAGGATTGAAAGGTACTGATGGAGTTAAGGTTTTAGAAAAAGCAAAAGAATTAGGAGCATATCCTGAGGCACCGAAAAAGGCAAAAAAAGCTTTGGAAGTTTTATTTCCTCTTAAAGAAGACATACAAATAGTTACATATCCGGGTAGTATGGGGGAAGAAATAACTACCTCAGTAGGTTTTAAGCCAATAGTTTTAGGAGAAGATAAAGACAATACAGGTCCAATTGATACGGAAAAGGCTGCAAATGATATGCTAGATTTTGGAATAGATTTATTACTTTTTGCTGGTGGTGATGGAACTGCTAGGAATATTTATAATTCTGTTAATACTAAAGTACCAGTCATTGGGATACCAGCAGGAGTTAAAATTCATTCTGGAGTTTATGCTAACCATCCCAGGTCCGCTGGGGAGGTAGCGTTAAAATATTTACAAGATAAAGGTATGGAAACAAAAGAATTTGAAGTTATGGATATTGATGAAGAAGCCTTCAGAGATGGACAAGTAACGGCAAAGTTATACGGATATATGAAAGTTCCTTTTGAACCTGAGTTAGTGCAAAACCAAAAATCTGGTGGAATAGAAGGGGAAGAAGCATCATTAGATGGAATATCTGATAAAATTATAGAACAAATGAAGCCAGACGTTTTATATATAATAGGCTCAGGAACTTCTACTAGGCCTATTATGGAGAAACTTGGATTGCCTAATACCTTATTGGGAATAGATATAGTGCAAAATAAAAAACTTGTAGTATCGGATGTTAATGAAAAAGAAATTTTAGAACATATAAAAGGTAAAAAGGCTAAACTAATAGTTACTGTAATTGGGGGCCAAGGTTATATTTTAGGAAGAGGTAATCAACAGCTTAGTGCAGAGGTTATACAAAAAATAGGGAAGGAAAATATCCAAATAATTGCAACAAAGAAAAAGCTTATGTCCCTGGGAGAACGGCCTCTTTTAGTAGATACTGGAGATGAAGAAGTGAATAAAATGTTTAATGGATATATGTTAGTCAGAATAAATTACCACCAAGAATCGGTTCATATGGTTAAAGGTCTTTAA
- a CDS encoding iron-sulfur cluster assembly scaffold protein — MYSNKVIEHFMTPRNVGSMVDADAEGSYGDPNCGDSLNIYIKVENNVIKDISFLVFGCTASVATSSMTTVLAKGKTIEEALKIEEEDIVDALDGLPENKLHCSNLGVQALRSAINDYLGKVIE; from the coding sequence ATGTATTCAAATAAGGTAATTGAACATTTTATGACACCAAGAAATGTTGGTAGTATGGTTGATGCAGATGCTGAAGGATCTTATGGTGATCCTAATTGTGGTGATTCATTGAATATTTATATTAAAGTAGAAAATAATGTAATAAAGGATATAAGTTTTTTAGTATTTGGGTGTACAGCATCAGTTGCCACTAGTAGCATGACTACAGTTCTTGCAAAGGGAAAAACCATAGAAGAGGCATTGAAAATTGAAGAAGAAGATATAGTGGATGCCTTAGATGGATTGCCTGAAAACAAACTTCATTGTTCTAATCTTGGTGTGCAAGCATTGAGAAGCGCAATAAATGATTATTTAGGAAAAGTAATTGAGTAA